A stretch of DNA from Takifugu rubripes chromosome 15, fTakRub1.2, whole genome shotgun sequence:
GCTTTGGGTGTTTGTGTGGGCTTTGCTGTTGGCTACATGCTGCTGCCTCTTTTTGCATACTTTTTACGGGACTGGCAATCTCTCCTGTTTGGTATCTCTCTACCCTGTATGGCCTACCTTCCTCTCTGGTGGTAGGTTGTATTTTAAAGCAAATATTTCAGGTCCACTTTCAaaatttctttttgtctgtcagGACTTTGGCATCCATATCAGGTTTACATTTCAGCAGTGAACATTTTGTCCTGGAAAAGCAAAGGGAAGGCACGCCATGTGTTGGAACAATTTGAAATAGTTTCAAGGGCAGACCTTGGGATTTCTGCAGTTTGTAAATACGAGTCCAGGGTCAAAGTTTTGAGGAGTAAGTTGCATGGCTGAGTAACAACAGTCCAAGATTCTGTACTTTGTCACTTCGAACCTTCTAGGTATATGCATATAGATAGCCATCATAATACATAGCTATAACAGATACAAGATATCGATACAAACACAGTCTTTTATTACATGTGTATTATTATCATACCATACTGGGGCAAAAAGGTTACAGTTGGAAGGAGGCAATGGCACTTGTCCTTGAACCCGTTTAACTGTCACTGAAGTCCTGTCTCAAATGAAAACTTGCCAAGCTCTGGCCAAGAGCTGTAGCCATTCAAACTTTAGCACAAGGTAGACTCAATAGACAGAATGAAGGAGGAAGTTtggggtgggttttttttttttttgcaattttaGTAATattttaaaggtgtgtgtttctttttgtttttttctactgGCTCTATTTTCTTATATTTAGTGTAGAAGAGAGACAAACTCACTGAGCTCTGCAGATGCTAAAGGACTTGGTGACACCCCCATTAAATAGCGTAGTGGTTTGAGCCATTTCATTTCTGATACGCACAGTTGCaagctgttgtttttaacaGTATATCAATGCTGTGCTTTAAGCTGTCCATCATAGTTGTAAATACACGGTAAATACATGGTGAAAGCAAAATCTTGATAATTATGATTTTATTATCCCCAAAGGGTTAATCATCTTTTTTGAATATTGCCACAGGGTTATCCCAGAGTCTCCTCGATGGTTGCTCTCCCAGGGAAGAGTAGCAGAAGCTGAGGCTGTGGTGAAGAAGGCTGCTAGGATCAACAAAATCAACATGCCCCATGTTGTCTTTGAAAGTTACAGCCACCATGTAAGTCTGCTGACTTGGCACAAAGTGTGTGATTGactgtgtgggggtgtgtaacCCATGAGTGCCTCTGTCAATAAACATTCAAGtaaatttattttatacatGGGTCAAAAAAATAATAGGGTCACTTAAGTTGAAAATTAAAATCCAGTAGCACCAGAAATGGTAAAACACTCAATCCATATGAGGACGATTTAGGCTGGTGTCACCAGACACTCACATCTGTCTCATGGCCTCATTTGTGAAAAGAACAAGGTACCAGCAGCAAATCTGATAACTGTATTGTGCTCTGGCAAACACGCGCTTCGTGTGTTTCCTTGATTTTTCAGTAGTTCAGAATTCAATATCTTTAAATTGGGAGAAAATAACCACATTTCAATGAAGTTTCCAATGAATATCATTTTTCAGGTTGATGAGAAAAAGACAGACTCAACAAAACGCCATAATATCATTCACCTGCTGAAGACAAGTAACATCAGAAATATAACCCTAATTGTGTGCCTGTTGTGGTGAGTACACAATTTGAGAGCTTAAATTAATAGTTAAATCTTCCTGATCATTAAAATTGTCTCATACTGTATATTCTTGTAATTTGAAATTGCTTTACCTCCTCAGGTTTACTCTGAGAACTGGCTACTACGGCTTGTCTTTGAACACATCCCAGCTTCACGCTGATCCTTACATCAGCGCTTTCATGTCAGCAACTATAGAAATACCGGCATACATTTGCATCTGGCTGGCGCTGCAATACCTAAAAAGGCAACTGACGatcatctttttcctcttccttggAGCCATGTCGCTCCTTCTCATTCAGCTGGTGCCTGAAAGTATGACATGTGACACACAGCAACATCTCATCTGACAGACTACAGTATTGTCTAATATGAAATCAATGAAATCCACCTTTAAGATGACAGTGCTCCTTGGGAGAGGGTGTAAAAGAGCAGTCTTGCAAttcaaagaaatcaaaggaaaAAGAGGACTAAGTGATGAAAAAGGAGATTGGAAAGTGAAACTTTAAGGGGTCCCTAAATCGTTCTCGTTGTGGATGATGTGTTTGTCGGGTAGCACCCCTAGAGATTGCTATATTCCCTGTAGCCCGAAAATCCCAATTTTCCGCTCTATGAAGACATTTACAATTAGATACAATGAATGATCACATGAGTTAAAATCTTGCATTTTGCAGAGGATCCTACCACATTTCGGGCTTTGATGTGATCCCTTCTCTAGGTTTATCATGGATGGCTGTTGCTCTGGAGATGGTGGGTAAATTTGCTGTGACAGCTGGGTCCAACTTCATGTATGTCTACGTAGCTGAGCTTTTCCCGACAGTGCTCCGGAACACCACAACAGGAGCGTGCAGCATTCTTTCCCGAGCAGGGAGCGCCACTGCTCCTTTTCTGTTCCAGCTTAGTGAGTAGACTGGTCTTTAATTCTAATCATTGCAATTTAAAATTTTCCAAACAAAGGTCTACATTCCACTAATGTTTCAACAGCTGTATACTTTAAGTTCCTGCCATATATCATTCTGGGGACTCTTTCTGTTGTATCAAGTCTGACTGTCTTCTTCCTGCCGGAGACATTTCaagttcctcttcctcagaccATTGAGGAAATGACAGCAACTAAACGGTGAGTTTTTGTAGGACTATTGTCTACTATCTCCTGTATCAAAGTTTATGAAGATCTGTGAATTCTTAGTCGGTGCGTTTCAGTTGAGACCCTTgtaagagagaagaaatggaccacttcttgtcaaagtgacaggttgacctttccctgaacccgcccacatctgttcccccccccctccacctccctttctccctcccgcctcccgccattctcccttgcccacctgtttttaataaggaagggcgggagttacaaaacagttacaaatcagttttgccatagtcctggcatatccatctgtgggcaacatgagtagttct
This window harbors:
- the LOC101078704 gene encoding solute carrier family 22 member 5-like codes for the protein MKDYEDTIAFLGQWGRFQAIVFFLLCASIVPNGMMTFSSVFLADIPSHHCLIPDVNLTQDWLSAIIPKEVVNGHEELSRCSRYRLDVVRNLSDRGLVPGRDINVTELEQEECLDGWSYSKDIYQSTIVSKFDLVCSDQWKQPFTSTVFLLGVLFGSFVSGQIADRFGRKPVIFATMAFQAIATIVQMFSNSLFFNSMFCILFFITGLGRVSSYVSAFVLGTEILTGKVCIMFSALGVCVGFAVGYMLLPLFAYFLRDWQSLLFGISLPCMAYLPLWWVIPESPRWLLSQGRVAEAEAVVKKAARINKINMPHVVFESYSHHVDEKKTDSTKRHNIIHLLKTSNIRNITLIVCLLWFTLRTGYYGLSLNTSQLHADPYISAFMSATIEIPAYICIWLALQYLKRQLTIIFFLFLGAMSLLLIQLVPESLSWMAVALEMVGKFAVTAGSNFMYVYVAELFPTVLRNTTTGACSILSRAGSATAPFLFQLTVYFKFLPYIILGTLSVVSSLTVFFLPETFQVPLPQTIEEMTATKRMNCLFRKQNKSPGVVAETQL